In a genomic window of Zingiber officinale cultivar Zhangliang chromosome 9B, Zo_v1.1, whole genome shotgun sequence:
- the LOC122023626 gene encoding GTP cyclohydrolase 1-like: protein MGALDAGCFEDGLQNRIGLEEEVEDMATAEAAKVVGGSEMDSESDAESTRSIEDAVRVLLQGLGEDHEREGLRRTPHRVAKAFRDGTRGYKEKVKDIVEGALFPEAGFETGIDHADGASGLVVVRDINLFSHCESCLLPFSIKCHIGYVPSQGRIVGLSKLSRVADVFAKRLQDPQRLANEICVALHDSVKPAGVSVALQCWHIQFPEERKCNFNTNSLISDKQGWVKVLVSSSSGIFKEEKSSFLDDFFSLLRLRGVVIEKGDATHSHVSHWCPSRSLEVHLSNGHCLQISENDKASSKTTVPQTSMVAAVASILCCVGEDPSRKELLGTPSRYVQWLLNFKSSNSDFQLKDHSVCNMSSYGVTNGNVTSTNGIQLALNLPFCSQCEHHLLPFHGVVHIGYMSKQEGIDVERSALLTMVHFFACKLQVQERLTRQIAEAVYSIFSNGVMVVVEAYHNCMISRGIEKVGSNTATIAVLGQFSSDPKTKSLFFQAIAKNATSGT, encoded by the exons ATGGGCGCACTCGATGCCGGATGCTTCGAGGACGGGCTTCAAAACAGGATCGGattggaggaggaggtggaggataTGGCGACGGCGGAGGCGGCGAAAGTAGTGGGAGGGTCGGAGATGGATTCCGAGTCCGATGCCGAGTCTACGCGATCGATTGAGGATGCTGTGAGGGTGCTGCTGCAGGGCTTGGGAGAGGACCACGAAAGAGAGGGCCTTCGGAGGACGCCTCATCGCGTCGCGAAGGCGTTCCGCGATGGGACTCGAG gctacaaagaaaaggtaaagGACATTGTGGAAGGTGCCTTATTTCCTGAAGCTGGTTTTGAGACTGGAATTGATCATGCAGATGGAGCCAGTGGACTAGTAGTTGTTCGTGACATCAACCTATTCTCCCACTGCGAGTCTTGCTTGCTTCCATTTAGCATCAAGTGCCATATAGGTTATGTACCATCTCAAGGGCGGATTGTGGGTCTAAGTAAGCTGTCACGAGTTGCAGATGTATTTGCAAAGAGGCTTCAGGATCCACAAAGACTTGCAAATGAAATTTGTGTGGCATTGCATGACAGTGTCAAACCAGCTGGTGTTTCTGTTGCTCTTCAATGTTGGCACATTCAATTTCCTGAAGAGCGTAAGTGTAATTTCAATACTAATTCACTCATATCAGACAAGCAAGGTTGGGTTAAAGTGTTAGTTTCCTCAAGCTCAGGCATTTTTAAGGAAGAGAAAAGCTCTTTCTTGGATGACTTCTTTTCACTTCTGAGGTTAAGAGGTGTAGTCATTGAAAAAGGAGATGCAACTCATTCTCATGTGTCTCATTGGTGCCCATCAAGGTCACTGGAGGTACATTTGTCCAATGGGCATTGTTTGCAAATTTCCGAAAATGATAAGGCTTCTTCTAAGACAACAGTTCCACAGACTTCTATGGTAGCAGCAGTAGCTTCAATTCTCTGCTGTGTTGGGGAAGATCCTTCGAGGAAAGAACTCTTGGGAACCCCATCCCGTTATGTGCAATGGCTCCTGAATTTTAAGAGTTCTAACTCAGATTTTCAATTGAAGGATCACAGTGTATGTAATATGAGTTCTTATGGTGTCACAAATGGAAATGTCACCAGTACAAACGGGATACAGTTGGCATTAAACCTCCCTTTCTGCTCACAATGTGAGCACCATCTCTTACCATTTCATGGTGTTGTACACATTGGATACATGAGCAAACAAGAAGGTATAGATGTTGAGCGATCAGCTTTGCTAACAATGGTTCATTTCTTTGCTTGCAAGCTTCAAGTGCAGGAGAGATTAACTAGACAGATTGCAGAAGCAGTTTATTCCATCTTCAGCAATGGAGTAATGGTTGTTGTAGAAGCTTACCACAACTGCATGATATCAAGAGGGATTGAGAAAGTAGGGAGCAACACAGCTACTATTGCTGTTTTGGGGCAATTTTCTAGTGATCCGAAAACCAAGAGTTTATTTTTCCAGGCAATTGCAAAAAATGCTACTTCTGGGACTTGA